A genome region from Alicyclobacillus acidocaldarius subsp. acidocaldarius DSM 446 includes the following:
- the pcp gene encoding pyroglutamyl-peptidase I, with translation MDAILVTGFEPFQGEALNPSWEVARSLAGETVGVHYRVIARRLPTVYGRAGEELVSAIREVKPRAVVCLGEAGGRTHVTPERIAINIMDARIPDNAGQKPIDEPIAPDGPAAYFSTLPIRAMVEAMCGAGIPAHISNTAGTFVCNDTFYRLMHFIAEESPGIIGGFIHVPYMTEQALHKQAPSLPLTTLVAGVRTALAVVASALGPAGVPKC, from the coding sequence ATGGACGCGATATTGGTGACAGGATTCGAGCCGTTTCAGGGCGAGGCGCTCAACCCGTCGTGGGAGGTGGCGAGATCGCTCGCGGGCGAGACCGTGGGCGTCCACTATCGGGTGATTGCGCGGCGCCTGCCCACGGTGTACGGCCGGGCCGGAGAGGAACTTGTGAGTGCCATCCGAGAGGTCAAGCCGCGCGCCGTCGTCTGCCTGGGTGAAGCCGGTGGCCGCACGCACGTGACCCCGGAGCGCATCGCCATCAATATCATGGACGCGCGCATTCCGGACAATGCGGGCCAAAAGCCCATCGACGAACCCATCGCGCCGGACGGGCCCGCCGCCTACTTTTCGACGCTTCCGATTCGCGCCATGGTGGAGGCCATGTGTGGCGCCGGCATTCCCGCGCACATCTCGAACACGGCGGGGACGTTCGTGTGCAACGACACGTTCTACCGCCTGATGCACTTCATCGCCGAGGAGTCCCCAGGTATCATCGGGGGCTTCATCCACGTGCCCTACATGACCGAGCAGGCGCTTCACAAGCAGGCGCCGTCCCTGCCGCTCACGACGCTCGTTGCAGGCGTCCGCACGGCGCTCGCGGTGGTGGCTTCGGCGCTCGGGCCGGCGGGCGTGCCGAAGTGCTAG
- a CDS encoding TetR/AcrR family transcriptional regulator yields MTVRDRIEEAAKRAFSEFGYKGTTMDQIARLAGVSKGAIYLHFPSKEALFQHMLRGVIAQVRDAFESAQVEGDDYFRNLERGLRALMRFRADHAMLSKLVQEVRQFGTAEARAGLGELEAAILDYLARHLKRGVELGVVRPCRANLVAFVLLRAYTAVLRDFPSAEGPLSEEDLYQLFTGVFVDGLRLRPGEGEPRNTQSEQER; encoded by the coding sequence ATGACCGTGCGGGATCGCATTGAGGAGGCCGCCAAGCGGGCGTTCTCCGAGTTTGGCTACAAAGGCACGACCATGGACCAGATTGCCCGGCTCGCGGGCGTCAGCAAGGGGGCCATTTATCTTCACTTCCCGAGCAAGGAAGCGCTGTTTCAACACATGCTGCGCGGGGTCATCGCGCAGGTGCGAGACGCGTTCGAGTCGGCCCAGGTGGAGGGCGACGATTACTTTCGCAATCTCGAGCGCGGCCTGCGCGCGCTCATGCGGTTTCGCGCCGATCACGCCATGCTCTCGAAGCTCGTCCAGGAGGTCCGGCAATTTGGGACGGCGGAGGCGCGCGCGGGGCTCGGGGAGCTTGAGGCCGCCATCCTGGACTACCTGGCGCGCCACCTGAAGCGCGGCGTGGAGCTCGGCGTGGTGCGCCCGTGCCGGGCCAATCTCGTCGCGTTTGTCCTCCTTCGCGCCTACACCGCGGTTTTGCGCGACTTTCCGTCTGCGGAAGGTCCGTTGTCCGAAGAGGACCTGTACCAGCTTTTCACCGGCGTGTTTGTCGACGGCTTGCGCCTGAGGCCCGGCGAGGGCGAGCCCAGGAACACGCAGAGTGAGCAGGAGAGGTGA
- a CDS encoding YhgE/Pip domain-containing protein produces the protein MASVPEGTARGNVFQEFARLRRPKMMVQAAGIALIPVLYAGAFLWAFWNPYGHLDRLPVAVVNEDAGASFRGERLNAGRDLVEKLRSDHSLGWHFVTPAQASAGMADGAYAMEIVIPRDFSKRAVNRAEHTGAPAPEITSVTNDRYNYIAGVIGRNAAVKLASETALELAKSYTASLVDALESSGTGLHKAAKAADALASGGRELEAKGELLVSGASQLAAGADRLAGGLEQASQGAGALAQGASQAVSGADRLNAGLVRLNQGAESLAQGASSWANQARAFGEAGDKLGEAAQEVGQGASQLAAGAGKLTTSLGQLDTGASHLASGAEALAQNASQFAQAANQTAAGSQQVASGAKQLAEGLQQLAKANPALAETPAFQSLLATSAEVAQGAAQTASANEQLASGAAGLSQGASQLAAGAESLASGLKQAEAGAAPLQQGLQQLAQGASGVAQGGTRLAAASGQLATGASQIAQGAKGLAAGTGAAQQASSSLRGGLVQLQGGAAKLAVGNRALAGGAASLASGAGKLANGLGAYQAGVGKLASGSEALAANLANGASKLQALHGGAVIAAVAHPVSLHQVELGDIQTYGNGFAPYFLSLGLYVGVLMMSVIFPFREPYGEPKSGVAWFFSKWLLVVAIAWAQALIADAVVLGLVGVHTAHPLGFVLFSLFASTTFASILLALVALLDNPGRFLGVVLLILQLTSTSGTYPVSLSPRFFQAVGPWLPMYATVSGFRYLIGGGDPSLMARDLAELAIYTASFIAIGVLLFAGFFRRLGRAEPKTV, from the coding sequence ATGGCAAGCGTTCCCGAAGGCACTGCGCGCGGAAATGTCTTTCAGGAGTTCGCGAGGCTGCGCAGACCCAAGATGATGGTGCAAGCCGCCGGGATCGCGCTCATCCCGGTGTTGTACGCGGGCGCGTTTCTCTGGGCGTTTTGGAATCCCTACGGCCATCTCGATCGCCTGCCGGTGGCCGTGGTCAATGAGGATGCGGGCGCCTCGTTTCGCGGCGAGCGGTTGAACGCGGGACGAGACCTCGTCGAGAAGCTGAGGAGCGATCACAGCCTCGGCTGGCACTTCGTGACACCCGCGCAGGCCTCCGCGGGGATGGCGGACGGGGCGTATGCGATGGAAATCGTCATCCCGCGCGACTTTTCGAAGCGCGCGGTGAATCGCGCCGAGCATACAGGCGCGCCTGCGCCGGAGATCACGAGCGTCACGAATGATCGGTACAACTACATCGCGGGCGTGATCGGGCGGAACGCGGCGGTGAAGCTTGCGTCGGAGACGGCGCTGGAGCTTGCGAAGTCCTACACGGCGTCGCTCGTCGATGCGCTAGAAAGCTCGGGCACGGGGCTTCACAAGGCGGCGAAGGCCGCGGATGCGCTCGCCTCCGGCGGGCGAGAGCTTGAGGCGAAAGGCGAGTTGCTGGTGAGCGGAGCGTCCCAGTTGGCTGCGGGCGCGGATCGGCTGGCGGGTGGACTCGAGCAGGCGTCTCAGGGCGCGGGCGCGCTGGCGCAAGGTGCGTCGCAGGCTGTGTCCGGCGCGGACCGCTTGAACGCGGGGCTTGTACGGCTGAACCAAGGCGCTGAGTCGCTCGCGCAGGGCGCTTCATCCTGGGCGAACCAAGCGCGCGCGTTCGGGGAGGCGGGGGACAAGCTGGGCGAGGCGGCTCAAGAGGTCGGACAGGGCGCGTCCCAGCTGGCCGCGGGCGCGGGCAAGCTCACGACAAGTCTGGGTCAGTTGGATACCGGCGCGTCGCATCTCGCGTCTGGCGCCGAGGCGCTCGCGCAAAACGCGTCCCAGTTCGCGCAGGCCGCGAATCAGACCGCGGCGGGATCGCAGCAAGTGGCGTCCGGCGCGAAACAGTTGGCGGAAGGGCTTCAGCAGTTGGCGAAGGCCAATCCTGCGCTCGCCGAGACGCCTGCGTTTCAATCGCTCCTCGCGACGAGCGCAGAGGTGGCGCAGGGCGCCGCGCAGACCGCGTCGGCCAATGAACAGCTGGCCTCTGGCGCGGCAGGACTTTCGCAGGGGGCGTCGCAGTTGGCTGCGGGCGCCGAGTCGCTTGCGTCCGGGCTGAAGCAGGCGGAAGCCGGCGCGGCCCCGCTGCAACAGGGGCTTCAACAGTTGGCGCAGGGGGCAAGCGGCGTGGCGCAAGGAGGCACGCGGTTGGCGGCGGCATCCGGCCAACTCGCCACCGGCGCCAGCCAAATCGCGCAAGGGGCTAAGGGACTTGCGGCGGGCACCGGCGCGGCGCAGCAGGCTTCGTCCTCTCTGCGCGGCGGCTTGGTGCAGCTTCAGGGAGGCGCCGCCAAGCTCGCCGTGGGCAACCGCGCGCTCGCGGGCGGCGCGGCGTCGCTCGCAAGCGGCGCGGGAAAGCTTGCAAACGGCCTCGGCGCCTACCAGGCGGGCGTGGGCAAGCTCGCGAGCGGTTCAGAGGCCCTCGCGGCGAACCTCGCGAACGGAGCGTCCAAGCTGCAGGCGCTCCACGGCGGCGCCGTGATCGCCGCCGTGGCGCACCCAGTCTCCCTGCATCAGGTGGAGCTCGGCGACATTCAGACCTACGGCAACGGGTTTGCGCCCTACTTCCTGTCGCTCGGGCTGTACGTCGGCGTGCTGATGATGAGCGTCATCTTCCCGTTCCGCGAGCCTTACGGCGAGCCGAAAAGCGGCGTCGCGTGGTTCTTCTCGAAGTGGCTGCTCGTCGTCGCCATCGCGTGGGCGCAGGCGCTCATCGCCGACGCCGTCGTGCTCGGCCTCGTCGGGGTGCACACGGCGCATCCGCTCGGATTCGTGCTCTTTTCGCTTTTCGCAAGCACGACCTTCGCGTCCATCCTGCTCGCGCTGGTGGCGCTGCTTGACAACCCCGGCCGCTTCCTCGGCGTGGTGCTCCTCATTCTGCAGCTCACGTCGACGTCGGGGACCTACCCGGTGAGCCTGTCGCCTCGCTTCTTTCAGGCGGTGGGGCCGTGGCTGCCCATGTACGCCACCGTGAGCGGATTCCGCTATCTCATCGGCGGCGGCGATCCGTCCCTGATGGCGCGCGATCTCGCGGAGCTCGCCATCTACACCGCGTCGTTCATCGCCATCGGCGTGCTGCTTTTCGCAGGTTTCTTCCGGCGCCTTGGGCGCGCGGAGCCCAAAACGGTGTAA